Proteins encoded together in one Paenibacillus sp. window:
- a CDS encoding glycosyl hydrolase family 18 protein, whose protein sequence is MRKRAIAAALACLLALPGITGQAPRAAADHTYNMSYIYFGSPSTYARQVERTGKTLSAVSPNYFDIKEDGLLDVTWKLSSSFIDQMHAKGMKVVPFLSNHWQKQPGIAAMANREKLAGQIAEAVRKYGLDGVNVDIEGVSSDYRDEFTDFIRLLRRALPEGAELSVAVAANPNGWKTGWHGFYDYAALAPNADYLMIMAYDESWEGSEPGPVASLGFVDRSIRYALKQGIPKSKIVVGLNFYGRIWKTDSAANSEGRVIRGLGISNVRVPPLLEKYKGQVTYDEASQSPRAVIRIPAGAVEYVGETKLTAGTYTIWFENERSLKAKLRLVSEHGIKGSGSWSLNQETKDVWDYYALWVNGTYFTDVGRGFWAESEILAMTEKGWMQGVGATKFAPQGSLTRAQAAVILVRALGLQEETPSSKAFADVPARHWAKKEIELAREYGFLEGVAPGRFAPDAPITREQLAAMLARIFELAPDAESEAAAAAFADVAPGAYYYDAVRAMRQYDIINGVEQGVFGVGRKSTRAEMSVLMNRLRERIEAWNGARAANT, encoded by the coding sequence ATGAGAAAACGCGCGATCGCGGCGGCGCTGGCGTGTCTGCTGGCGCTGCCGGGCATAACGGGACAAGCGCCGCGAGCGGCGGCGGATCACACGTACAACATGTCGTACATCTATTTCGGTTCGCCGTCCACGTACGCGCGCCAGGTGGAGCGGACCGGCAAAACGCTGTCTGCGGTATCCCCGAACTATTTCGACATCAAGGAAGACGGACTGCTTGACGTAACTTGGAAGCTCAGCTCCTCGTTCATCGATCAAATGCACGCGAAGGGCATGAAGGTCGTCCCGTTCCTCAGCAATCATTGGCAGAAGCAGCCGGGCATCGCGGCGATGGCGAACCGCGAGAAGCTCGCCGGGCAAATCGCGGAGGCGGTCCGCAAATACGGTCTCGACGGCGTCAACGTCGATATCGAAGGCGTCTCGAGCGATTATCGGGACGAGTTTACCGATTTCATCAGACTGCTTCGGCGAGCGCTGCCCGAAGGCGCGGAATTGTCCGTCGCCGTGGCGGCCAATCCGAACGGCTGGAAGACGGGCTGGCACGGATTTTACGATTATGCCGCGCTGGCGCCGAATGCCGACTACTTGATGATCATGGCGTACGACGAATCGTGGGAGGGCAGCGAGCCGGGACCGGTCGCCAGCCTCGGATTCGTCGATCGGTCGATCCGCTATGCGCTGAAGCAGGGCATTCCCAAAAGCAAAATCGTCGTCGGCCTCAATTTTTACGGGAGAATATGGAAAACGGACAGCGCCGCGAATTCGGAGGGACGCGTGATCCGCGGACTGGGCATCTCGAATGTGCGCGTGCCGCCTTTGCTTGAAAAATACAAAGGCCAAGTGACGTACGACGAGGCGTCGCAATCGCCCCGCGCGGTGATCCGCATCCCCGCGGGAGCGGTCGAGTACGTCGGGGAGACGAAGCTGACGGCGGGCACGTACACGATCTGGTTCGAAAACGAGCGGTCCCTCAAAGCGAAGCTGCGGCTCGTCTCCGAGCACGGCATCAAAGGATCCGGATCGTGGAGCCTGAACCAAGAAACGAAAGACGTCTGGGATTATTACGCGCTGTGGGTCAACGGGACGTACTTTACGGACGTCGGTCGGGGGTTTTGGGCCGAAAGCGAAATTCTCGCGATGACCGAAAAAGGCTGGATGCAGGGCGTCGGCGCGACGAAATTCGCTCCGCAAGGCTCGCTGACCCGCGCGCAGGCGGCCGTGATCCTCGTCCGGGCGCTCGGGCTGCAGGAGGAAACGCCGTCGAGCAAGGCGTTCGCGGATGTACCCGCTCGGCATTGGGCGAAGAAGGAGATCGAGCTCGCGCGAGAGTACGGCTTCCTGGAAGGCGTGGCCCCCGGCCGATTCGCGCCGGACGCTCCGATCACGCGGGAACAGCTGGCGGCGATGCTGGCGCGCATTTTCGAGCTCGCGCCGGACGCGGAGTCCGAAGCGGCGGCGGCCGCGTTCGCCGACGTCGCTCCCGGGGCGTATTATTACGACGCCGTCCGGGCGATGCGCCAATACGACATCATCAACGGCGTCGAGCAAGGCGTGTTCGGCGTCGGCCGCAAGTCGACTCGCGCGGAGATGTCGGTGCTCATGAACCGGCTGCGGGAACGAATCGAAGCTTGGAACGGCGCCCGCGCCGCGAATACGTGA
- a CDS encoding type II secretion system F family protein, which yields MITLLFYLATACCLTLGASAVLLKRLEGQRVMRRRVGLLLAGSKQADAAKPPGRNQPFAPLAPLYASLRQAVARRMSPKAVRALERKLQEAGRPFQLRAADVRLLQAGCAVGFAAAVGLLCLSLGNSPAAAALFAAAAGAYGGAYPMFYLKAKKKRRAADIDKSMPDFFDLVNVSVEAGLGLDAAILKVCRQMKGPLPDEMARTMEEMQLGKSRREAFGAVRDRVPSEMLRMLMNALIQADQMGIGMSKVLRAQTKSMREHQRQRARETAMKAPVKMLFPMILFIFPVLFIILMGPLVIHFVTEWL from the coding sequence TTGATTACGCTGCTGTTTTATCTCGCGACCGCCTGCTGTTTGACGCTGGGCGCTTCCGCCGTACTATTAAAGCGATTGGAGGGGCAGCGCGTCATGCGGCGAAGGGTCGGCCTATTGCTGGCCGGATCGAAGCAAGCGGACGCCGCCAAGCCGCCGGGCAGAAACCAGCCGTTCGCGCCGCTCGCGCCGCTTTATGCGTCGCTTCGGCAGGCGGTGGCGCGGCGGATGTCTCCGAAAGCCGTTCGCGCTTTGGAGCGTAAATTGCAGGAAGCGGGACGACCGTTCCAGCTGCGAGCGGCCGACGTCAGACTGCTGCAGGCCGGCTGCGCCGTCGGCTTCGCGGCGGCGGTCGGACTGCTGTGCTTGTCGCTCGGCAACTCCCCGGCCGCCGCAGCCCTGTTCGCGGCGGCCGCCGGGGCGTACGGCGGCGCGTACCCGATGTTTTATTTGAAGGCGAAGAAAAAGCGGCGCGCCGCCGACATCGACAAGTCGATGCCCGATTTCTTCGACCTGGTCAACGTCTCCGTCGAAGCCGGGCTCGGGCTGGACGCGGCCATTCTCAAGGTATGCCGGCAGATGAAGGGGCCGCTGCCCGACGAAATGGCGCGCACGATGGAGGAAATGCAGCTCGGCAAGTCGCGCCGAGAGGCGTTCGGGGCGGTGCGCGATCGAGTGCCGTCGGAGATGCTGCGCATGCTCATGAACGCGCTCATCCAAGCCGACCAGATGGGCATCGGCATGTCCAAGGTGCTGCGGGCGCAAACGAAAAGCATGCGGGAGCATCAGCGGCAGCGAGCGAGGGAAACCGCGATGAAGGCGCCCGTGAAAATGCTGTTCCCGATGATTCTGTTTATTTTTCCCGTGCTCTTCATCATCTTGATGGGTCCGCTGGTCATTCATTTCGTCACCGAATGGCTGTAG
- a CDS encoding type II secretion system F family protein, producing MNRLLLALLIAAFASWMPSHAQPAAAAPEGERDVIVIVDGQPVESASFDVRQGKVYVDAAAYVEQFGGTYEVRANTGNAVMNGVEMPTVWTNGRAYVHIRDVASIRRTETVEWDAAAGIVYVRSAAPRAVNVPLFAALFASCTVAAYSVMKKSTRRSALAGRVQTLMAEGIVKPAAQGGRPAKPKPALSPTRRWLAAAGAPLRRLPAARKHEKLLQQAGLTLRPEELFALRLFAAAAAAMLGTAPFGAPAAFAPLYGAAGFLAPLWYVRRKAARRMDRFGEQLPVAIGIMTTSIRAGFSFMQAMQLSGKEMSDPLGAEFTKTIQEIQFGVSFEEALRRMTDRVTDPNLGILVTALLVQHGTGGNLAQILDTIQETIEERARMKEEINTLTSQGKLSSIIITFLPIGLFFLLQLINPSYFEPMLSHPLGWFMLGIAAAMTLLGWLFIRKIVKIEV from the coding sequence ATGAACCGGCTGCTGCTTGCGCTGCTGATCGCCGCCTTCGCCAGCTGGATGCCGTCGCATGCACAGCCGGCCGCCGCCGCGCCGGAAGGCGAGCGCGACGTCATCGTCATCGTCGACGGTCAGCCGGTCGAATCGGCTTCCTTCGACGTTCGGCAAGGCAAGGTCTATGTTGACGCGGCGGCGTATGTGGAACAGTTCGGAGGCACGTACGAGGTGCGAGCGAACACCGGCAACGCGGTCATGAACGGCGTCGAAATGCCCACGGTATGGACGAATGGCAGAGCGTACGTGCACATTCGCGACGTCGCAAGCATTCGCCGTACGGAAACCGTCGAATGGGACGCGGCGGCCGGCATCGTCTACGTCCGCAGCGCGGCGCCGCGCGCCGTCAACGTGCCGCTGTTCGCCGCGCTGTTCGCCAGCTGCACGGTGGCTGCCTATTCCGTTATGAAGAAGTCGACCCGCCGCAGCGCGCTCGCTGGGCGCGTTCAGACGCTGATGGCGGAAGGGATCGTGAAGCCGGCGGCCCAAGGCGGGCGGCCGGCGAAGCCGAAGCCGGCACTCTCCCCGACGCGCCGCTGGCTTGCCGCCGCAGGGGCGCCGCTACGGCGGCTGCCCGCGGCGAGGAAGCACGAGAAGCTCCTTCAGCAGGCAGGCTTGACGCTCCGGCCGGAGGAGCTGTTCGCGCTGCGGCTGTTCGCGGCCGCCGCCGCGGCGATGCTCGGTACGGCGCCGTTCGGAGCGCCGGCCGCCTTCGCTCCGCTGTACGGCGCGGCCGGTTTCCTGGCGCCGCTCTGGTACGTGCGCCGGAAAGCCGCGCGCCGCATGGACCGGTTCGGCGAGCAGCTGCCGGTCGCCATCGGTATCATGACGACGTCGATCCGCGCCGGGTTCAGCTTCATGCAGGCGATGCAGCTGAGCGGCAAGGAAATGTCCGATCCGCTCGGCGCCGAATTTACGAAGACGATTCAAGAGATTCAGTTCGGCGTATCGTTCGAGGAGGCGCTCCGCCGGATGACCGACCGGGTCACCGATCCGAACCTCGGCATCCTCGTGACGGCCTTGCTCGTCCAGCACGGCACCGGGGGCAATCTCGCCCAAATTTTGGACACGATTCAAGAAACGATCGAAGAGCGGGCGCGGATGAAGGAAGAGATCAATACGCTGACGTCGCAAGGGAAACTGTCGTCGATCATTATTACGTTTCTCCCCATCGGGCTCTTCTTTTTGCTGCAGTTGATCAATCCGTCGTATTTCGAGCCGATGCTGTCTCACCCGCTCGGCTGGTTTATGCTCGGCATCGCCGCGGCGATGACGCTGCTCGGTTGGTTGTTCATACGTAAAATCGTGAAAATCGAGGTGTGA
- a CDS encoding CpaF family protein has protein sequence MSLLERIQKQQGDGQPSTAPPPSAVELLKNELKAKLQTYLLQELRSDELNDPRTVRRKVKELSETFFSAETERLGAAEEQHLIEETVDEVTGYGPITIFIKDPEVSEIMVNGPNQIFVEKGGKLVRTRQAFRDDRHVLQVIEKIVAPLGRRIDESAPMVDARLPDGSRVNAVIPPLALNGPTLTIRKFPTKRLEIGDLVRYGTLSPNMAKFLEGCIVARLNLFISGGTGSGKTTLLNVLSSFIPSDERIITIEDAAELKLHQEHVVSLETRPPNVEGKGAVTIRDLVRNSLRMRPERIIIGEVRSAEALDMLQAMNTGHDGSLATGHANSPRDMLARLETMVLMSGMELPVRAIREQIAGAIDLIVQQTRMKDGSRKITHITEVLGMEGDTIVLQDIFVFRQTGAKPDGTIIGDFAPTGIRPQCLEKLDRYGIAIPPEWFWEG, from the coding sequence ATGTCGCTGCTCGAGCGAATTCAAAAGCAGCAAGGGGACGGACAACCGTCTACGGCACCGCCGCCCAGCGCGGTCGAACTGCTGAAAAACGAGCTCAAAGCGAAGCTGCAAACGTATTTGCTGCAGGAGCTTCGCTCCGACGAGCTGAACGACCCGCGCACCGTTCGCAGGAAGGTGAAGGAGCTGTCGGAGACGTTCTTCTCGGCCGAAACGGAGCGGCTCGGCGCCGCCGAGGAGCAGCATTTGATCGAGGAAACCGTGGACGAGGTGACGGGATACGGCCCGATCACCATCTTCATTAAAGATCCGGAAGTCTCCGAAATTATGGTCAACGGGCCGAACCAAATTTTCGTGGAAAAAGGCGGGAAGCTCGTGCGTACAAGGCAAGCGTTCCGCGACGACCGCCACGTGCTGCAGGTCATCGAAAAAATCGTGGCCCCGCTCGGCCGCCGCATCGACGAAAGCGCGCCGATGGTCGATGCGCGGCTGCCCGACGGGTCCCGCGTCAATGCGGTCATTCCGCCGCTCGCGCTCAACGGTCCGACGCTGACGATCCGGAAATTTCCTACGAAGCGGCTGGAAATCGGCGACCTGGTTCGTTACGGCACATTGAGCCCGAATATGGCAAAGTTTCTGGAAGGCTGCATCGTCGCTAGGCTCAACTTGTTCATCAGCGGCGGCACCGGCTCCGGCAAAACGACGCTGCTCAACGTGCTGTCTTCGTTCATCCCGTCGGACGAACGGATCATTACGATCGAAGACGCGGCGGAGCTGAAACTGCATCAGGAGCATGTCGTGTCGCTGGAAACCCGGCCCCCGAACGTGGAAGGCAAGGGCGCGGTCACGATCCGCGACCTCGTCCGCAACTCGCTGCGGATGCGCCCCGAACGAATTATTATCGGGGAGGTGCGCAGCGCGGAGGCGCTCGACATGCTTCAGGCGATGAATACGGGCCACGACGGTTCGCTGGCGACAGGCCATGCGAATTCGCCACGCGACATGCTCGCCCGCCTCGAAACGATGGTGCTGATGTCCGGCATGGAGCTGCCGGTGCGCGCCATCCGCGAGCAAATCGCGGGCGCGATCGACCTGATCGTGCAGCAGACGCGCATGAAGGACGGCAGCCGGAAAATTACGCACATTACCGAAGTGCTCGGCATGGAAGGCGACACGATCGTGCTGCAGGACATTTTCGTGTTCCGCCAAACCGGCGCGAAGCCGGATGGAACGATTATTGGCGACTTCGCGCCGACGGGCATTCGGCCGCAATGCCTTGAGAAGCTCGACCGGTACGGCATCGCGATTCCGCCGGAATGGTTCTGGGAGGGCTGA
- a CDS encoding AAA family ATPase has translation MKWFGLSKRDDWRAALDRRLPEPALWTDDPLQLPAMLAGETPAVLVVQKDPEWDAYELTRSLTEGDPLLFAVIAAEPERIDYKLAIEAGAADVLTDPDDAAGMEQLMLRLNRLAELKKRVARDGRLDAKGAKIVTVCSTKGGVGKTTMTVNLAAAFNRMKRKVLIVDLDLQFGDVSILLDIKPRFTIYDWVKESTASDRAIAANYVNVHQSGISVMSAPSKPELADLITGKHVERLLQEMRTRFDVILIDTPPSFVETSLQALEQSDDILLVTTAELPTLKNVRTGTETLQALELKERVKIILNREGGAEGLDPKTIEQILGTPVFARVVNDYKSVAPSHNEGVPFIFSAPSAPVSKNVLAIADALLPANGAEETQPVGWRHFFSRFKKGKKAASLKKGG, from the coding sequence GTGAAATGGTTCGGATTGTCGAAAAGGGACGATTGGCGGGCGGCGCTGGATCGAAGGCTGCCCGAACCGGCGCTGTGGACCGACGACCCGCTGCAGCTGCCGGCGATGCTGGCAGGCGAGACGCCCGCGGTGCTCGTCGTGCAGAAGGACCCGGAATGGGACGCGTATGAGCTCACCCGCAGCTTGACGGAGGGGGACCCGCTGCTGTTCGCGGTGATCGCCGCGGAGCCGGAGCGGATCGATTATAAGCTCGCGATCGAAGCCGGCGCCGCCGACGTGCTGACCGACCCGGACGACGCTGCGGGGATGGAGCAATTGATGCTGCGCCTAAACCGTCTGGCTGAGCTGAAGAAGCGCGTCGCGCGCGACGGAAGGCTCGACGCGAAGGGGGCCAAAATCGTTACGGTTTGCAGTACAAAAGGCGGCGTCGGCAAAACGACGATGACCGTCAATTTGGCGGCCGCATTCAACCGGATGAAGCGGAAGGTGCTCATCGTCGACTTGGATTTGCAGTTCGGGGACGTCTCGATTTTGCTCGATATCAAGCCCCGATTTACGATTTACGACTGGGTGAAGGAGTCGACGGCGTCGGACCGAGCGATAGCCGCCAATTACGTCAACGTCCACCAGAGCGGCATTTCGGTCATGTCGGCCCCGTCCAAGCCGGAGCTGGCAGATCTGATCACGGGTAAGCACGTGGAGCGGCTGCTTCAAGAAATGAGAACGCGGTTCGACGTCATCCTGATCGACACGCCTCCGTCCTTCGTCGAAACGTCGCTGCAAGCGTTGGAGCAGTCGGACGACATTCTGCTCGTCACGACGGCGGAGCTGCCGACGCTGAAAAACGTGCGCACGGGCACCGAGACGCTGCAGGCGCTCGAGCTGAAGGAGCGGGTCAAAATCATTTTGAACCGGGAGGGCGGCGCGGAAGGGCTCGATCCGAAAACGATTGAGCAAATTTTGGGGACTCCCGTCTTCGCGCGCGTCGTGAACGATTACAAGAGCGTCGCGCCGTCTCACAACGAAGGGGTGCCCTTCATTTTTTCGGCTCCGTCCGCTCCGGTTTCGAAAAACGTGCTCGCGATCGCCGATGCGCTGCTGCCCGCGAACGGCGCAGAGGAGACGCAGCCCGTCGGTTGGCGGCATTTCTTCAGCCGCTTCAAGAAAGGCAAAAAAGCGGCATCGCTCAAAAAGGGGGGATAA
- the cpaB gene encoding Flp pilus assembly protein CpaB, whose amino-acid sequence MNPRRIWLWSALFGLAAALLLYQLLVPETTSPPIAAEEPAGDDAQQPPAAEAPKLLPIAEGMRAVSFPVDPSQGVNGFIRPGDYVDLVAVAPGADGAQSGSLLLTNARVLAVDQRTEAGDEPGTYSILTVEVSPEQGVRLAQALRQGSIAAMLRGTP is encoded by the coding sequence ATGAACCCGAGACGGATATGGTTGTGGTCCGCATTGTTCGGCTTGGCGGCGGCTTTGCTGCTGTACCAGCTTCTCGTTCCCGAAACGACGTCGCCGCCGATTGCCGCCGAGGAGCCGGCCGGGGACGACGCCCAACAACCGCCCGCGGCGGAGGCGCCGAAATTGCTTCCGATCGCGGAAGGGATGCGCGCCGTCAGTTTCCCCGTGGACCCGTCCCAAGGGGTGAACGGCTTCATCCGACCCGGCGATTACGTCGACCTCGTCGCTGTCGCGCCCGGAGCCGACGGCGCGCAATCCGGCAGCTTGCTGCTAACGAACGCGAGAGTGCTCGCCGTAGATCAACGGACGGAGGCGGGAGACGAGCCCGGAACGTACTCGATTCTGACTGTAGAAGTGTCGCCCGAGCAAGGCGTGCGGCTGGCGCAAGCGCTGCGGCAGGGTTCGATCGCCGCGATGCTGCGCGGGACGCCGTAA